A genomic segment from Methanoplanus limicola DSM 2279 encodes:
- a CDS encoding AAA family ATPase: MKIESIRLKNFKAFQDAEMTDIPDFCIIVGANGSGKSTIFSIFKFLKDALSGNVNSALVKLGGSRGFEEVRSRNSKGPIEIEIKFRESPEKPLITYFLRINERKGRAYVENEILKYRRGSRGKPLSILEFADGKGYAVTEISDDVQDKVPSETSDISKLQREEQNLKSNDILAIKGLTQFEKFSAVVLLGNLIENWHTSDFHINRARHEQDAGYAEHLSTEGENLSIVIQYLHREYPETFGRIIELLKDRVPGITDVESKTTEEGRVLLKFQDGSFEDPFLARYVSDGTIKMLAYLVLLYDPHPHPLLCVEEPENQLYPKLLWELAEEFRDYANRGGQVFVSTHSPDFLNAALLDEVYWLEKSDGYTKIKRAKDDEQIAAYMEEGDQMGYLWREGFFGEI, encoded by the coding sequence ATGAAAATTGAATCAATAAGGCTGAAGAACTTCAAGGCATTTCAGGATGCTGAGATGACAGACATTCCGGATTTCTGTATAATTGTTGGGGCTAACGGGAGCGGCAAAAGCACAATATTCAGCATATTTAAATTTTTAAAAGATGCACTCTCAGGCAATGTAAACTCAGCACTTGTAAAACTTGGAGGCAGCAGAGGATTTGAAGAAGTCCGCAGCAGAAATTCAAAAGGTCCGATAGAGATAGAAATTAAATTCAGGGAATCTCCAGAGAAGCCCCTTATAACTTATTTCCTCCGGATAAATGAGCGAAAAGGTCGGGCATATGTTGAAAATGAGATATTGAAATACCGCCGGGGCAGCAGAGGAAAACCCCTGAGCATTCTTGAATTTGCAGATGGTAAGGGTTACGCAGTAACAGAAATTTCTGATGATGTACAGGATAAAGTACCGAGTGAGACATCAGACATAAGCAAACTCCAAAGAGAAGAACAGAACTTAAAATCCAATGATATTCTGGCGATAAAGGGCCTGACTCAGTTTGAAAAATTTTCGGCTGTGGTTTTACTTGGAAATCTTATTGAAAACTGGCATACATCCGATTTTCATATAAACAGGGCACGGCATGAACAGGATGCCGGATATGCAGAACATCTCTCAACTGAAGGTGAAAATCTTTCGATTGTAATACAGTATCTGCACAGGGAATATCCTGAGACATTCGGAAGAATTATTGAACTGCTAAAGGACCGGGTCCCCGGCATAACAGATGTAGAATCAAAGACAACCGAAGAGGGGCGTGTCCTTCTGAAGTTTCAGGACGGATCTTTTGAAGATCCATTCCTTGCCCGTTATGTCTCTGACGGAACAATAAAGATGCTGGCATATCTCGTTCTCCTCTATGACCCACATCCACACCCTCTCTTATGTGTTGAAGAACCAGAAAATCAGCTGTATCCTAAACTGTTATGGGAACTTGCCGAAGAATTCAGGGACTATGCAAATCGCGGCGGGCAGGTGTTTGTATCTACCCACTCGCCCGACTTCCTCAATGCCGCCCTCCTTGATGAAGTGTACTGGCTTGAAAAATCAGATGGCTATACGAAAATAAAACGGGCAAAAGATGATGAACAGATAGCTGCCTACATGGAAGAAGGCGATCAGATGGGGTATCTCTGGAGAGAGGGCTTTTTTGGTGAGATCTGA
- a CDS encoding winged helix-turn-helix transcriptional regulator, translated as MKLKGVAVALFLILVFVYINQASIGSNIVVTPSEEPRDLSGEDVVYVLEWWEIPLKHHIVSYIAVNASILVPLANLIAVLGVLFFGIRQIKKKNLLDNDKRAGIYREIQENPGINQTEIENITGINRSSLRHHLNLLEENGKVISQKVSKKRHYFENHNRFSPKDRIAISILDYSKTKDVLNYIGQNPGCTHKDLVGFTGLSGSAISWHISRLKLGNLINVEKVKNFSHYRVNADVKSLADQLAEESTEAYDN; from the coding sequence GTGAAACTTAAAGGTGTTGCAGTAGCCCTTTTTCTGATACTTGTATTTGTTTATATCAACCAGGCATCAATAGGTTCTAATATCGTTGTAACTCCAAGTGAAGAACCACGGGATCTTTCAGGGGAGGATGTTGTTTACGTTCTTGAATGGTGGGAAATCCCGTTAAAACATCACATTGTCTCATATATTGCTGTCAATGCCTCTATTTTAGTTCCTCTGGCAAATCTTATTGCAGTTCTGGGGGTTTTGTTTTTTGGGATCAGGCAGATAAAGAAGAAAAATTTGCTTGATAATGATAAAAGAGCCGGGATTTACAGGGAAATTCAGGAAAATCCCGGGATAAACCAGACTGAAATTGAAAATATTACAGGGATTAATCGCAGTTCTCTAAGACATCATCTAAATCTTCTTGAGGAGAACGGCAAAGTTATCTCTCAAAAAGTTTCAAAAAAGCGACATTATTTTGAAAATCACAATAGATTCAGCCCAAAAGATCGTATTGCAATTTCGATTCTAGATTACAGCAAAACCAAGGATGTTCTGAATTATATCGGGCAAAATCCTGGATGTACCCACAAAGATCTGGTGGGATTCACCGGACTTTCCGGCTCAGCAATATCATGGCACATCAGCAGGCTGAAGCTTGGAAATCTCATAAATGTTGAGAAAGTAAAAAATTTCAGTCACTATCGGGTAAATGCTGACGTAAAATCATTGGCTGATCAATTAGCTGAAGAATCTACTGAAGCATATGATAACTGA